The sequence below is a genomic window from Posidoniimonas polymericola.
GTAACTGGACCTGTCCCCGTTTTACTCCAACCTCGACTAGATCGCCTCGCAGTGACGAATTGGCGTGCGCAAATCGCGTGCCGAACAGTATTGGGCCTGTCCCCGTTTTAATCCCGTGCTAAATTCTGCGTGGTTTTCGGCGGAAATGAGCCACCCGGTCGGCGAAAATGCAGATGCAGTGTGTACGCATCGGTACATTCGCCATTGAAACCCCAACCACAGGGAGCGAGCATGGGTCGGCCACGGGTGCTGGATGAGGGGAAGCAGCGGGAGGTTTGTGCGTTGCTCACGGCGGGGATGACCGTCGGTGAGGCGGCCGCGTATGTCGGCTGCTGCGAGAAGACGATCCGGCGGGAGCAGCGGCGCGATGAGGACTTTGACGAGCGGGTGCGGCGCGCCCGGGTGGCGGCGCGGCTGGGGCCGCTGCAGGCGGTGCGCAACGCGGCGGCGACCCACTGGCGGGCCGCGGCGTGGCTGGTCGACCGACAGGATCGCCAGGAAGAGCGCGAGCGGCGGGCGCGGCGCGATCGGGCTAAGCTCACGCAGCAACGGGCCGATGCCAAACCGACCAAGCCGCCCCAGCCGTGGAACCTCGAGCAAGAGATCCAACAAATCGCTTCCGCCCGGCCGCCGGCAGTTAAACCGACTCCCCACAACCGAACGTTGCCTCCCACGAGCCCCCGGCCTGAGCCGGGGGAGCCGGTCAGCGCCGCCACGCCGCCTCCCGCCCTCACGAAGAAGCGGCCTTCGCCGGTCGCCGCGGCGCTCAGCGAAATGGCCAGCCAGCTCGCCGCGTCGGCCAACAGGCAGTTGGACGGTCAGGAGAAGGTCGAGTCCCAGCGAGCGGCGGCGCCTGTGCGTCGGACAAAACCCGCAGCAGGTGGTTCGGCCGGGACCACCATAGAGCCGACCGTCGAGCCTCGGGGAGAAGGCAAGAACGAACCGAGCGAAGGCTCCAGCGGTCGGAGTTTTGTCCCCTCGCTGCGGATATTCGGACAAAACGCGGGCGACCCAAAAACGTTGATCTGCCCTGAGCCTCCGGCGTTAGCCGGGGGAGCCGAACCGAAGCCGGCGGCGTGCCGAGCGGGTCGTTGCTCCGGGGGCTGACGCCCCGCGGCTCTTGTTACGCGAGGATCAGTGTTTGTCGGAATCAGTCGTCAAAGCGGATCTCGAGGACCTCGAACTTGTTGACGCCCGCCGGCACTTCGATCTCGGCCACCTCGCCGACCTTCTTGCCGATCAGGCCCTGGGCCAGCGGGCTGGTGACGTTGATGCGTCCCTCGTCGATGTCCTCCTCGCCGGCGCCGACCATGGTGAACTCCTCGGTGTCGCCGAAGTCGAGATCCTTGACCTTCACGGTGCAGCCGAAGACGACCTCGTCCTTGGGGAGCCGCGACATATCGACGATCGACGCCTTGGCGAGCTTGGTCTTAAGCGAGTTGATCTTGGCCTGCAGCATGCCCTGCGACTCGCGGGCGCCGTGGTACTCGGCGTTCTCCTTGAGGTCGCCCTCGGCGCGGGCCTCGGCGATCCGCTTGGTGATCTCCGGCATCTGCACGTCTTCCATCTGTTCCAGCTCGGCGCGGATCTTCTCGTAGCCGGCGCGGGTCATGGGAACGGCGTCGCTCATAGCACAGCTCACTCGGTCGGGTCGCAATCGGACGGTTCAAAAAAGAAGCAGGGCCTTCTCCGTCAGAAGGCCCCGCTGGTGGAATCTATTTTGGGGGCTGCCCGGGCCGCTGTAAAGGCCGATCGGGCGGGGTTCGTGGGGCCGGCGGCGGCAGAATGGGGGTCTAATCCGCCAGGTAGAGCACCGCCCCGCACGACTGGCAGAAGGCCGGGCGGGACATGGCCAGCGTGTTCTGCATGTTGAGGGTGACCTGATTCCCGCAGCCGGTGCAGGTCTTGTTCTCAACCGCCGACATGCCGCTGGCGCCCTTGGACTTGATAACCCGGCTGTACTCGGCGCGGAAGTCGCCCGGCAGCTTTTTTTCGGCCGCAACGCGTTCGCCCTCGATCCGGGTGATCTCCGCGCGGATCGAGTCGGCCGAGTCTTCGACGTGCTTGGTGACGCGGGCCAGCTCCTGCTTGCCCTGCTCGAGGTTGGCGTCGGCCTGGCCGGCGGCCTCGACCAGGGTGTCGACCCGGCCGAGGGCCTCGAGGATCTCGTCCTCCATGACGCTGTTGGCCATCTCGGCGGCGGCGATCTGCTCGGTCAGGGCGTGGTACTCCTTGTTGCTGGAGCACTCGTTGAGCTTGACTTTCCAGTTGCCGATCCGGTCCTCGCAGCTCCGCAGGTCGAGCTGCTTGGCGTCGGCCGCCATGCGGGTCTGCTTGACCAGCTCGTGGGCGGCGGCGGCGGCGGCCTCGAGCTTCGCGACGCTCGCCTTGTGCGCCTGGATCTGCTTGGGGCCGCGCTCGAGCCGGCCGCTCAGGTCGGCAAGCTGCTCCAGCAGCCGGTGCAGCTCCTGGAGCGTTTCGGCGGGCACCGTGGTTGTCGACATCGAGAAGCCAATTTCGGAAGGAGGAGTGGCCGGCAACCGAGCCGGCCTCAAGTAGTAGTTTTAGGCTCTGGGGCTCGGGTTGCCAATCGCCGACGCTACGGTGGGGCAAATCCAATCGTGGCCCGCAGGGGGCGGTGGTTGGATCCGGCGGCGTCGCCGACCCAGGTCGACTCGCACGCCAGGTCGGTCGTCAGCAGGCACTGGTCGATCGGGATGCCGATCAGGCGGCCGACGATCGGCACATCGCCCGGGTAGGTGTAGGTCAGGCCGCGTTGCAGGGAGGTGTCTCGCAGGCCGGTCTGGGCGACGAACTCGCTCAGCCGCGGGCACCACGGCGTTTGGTTGCAGTCGCCGACCAGCACGGCGGGCAGCGGGCTGGCCTCGAGCCACTGCTTGACTACTTGTGTGCGGTAGTCCTGGCAGTGGCAGCCAAAGCTCGAGGTAGGCCGCGTGTCGTGGGAGCAGAGCAGGCGGATCTCTTGCTGCTGGAACCGCACCACCGCCGCCAGGCAGTTTGGCGGTCGTGGCAGCCCAGAGGTGAGCAGTTCTACCGGGCCTCCGTTGCGGACCGCGACCGCGTACTCGTCGTGCACCCGCGTCTGGTAGCCAGGGATGTCGAGTCGCTGCTGCTCCCGCAGTTCGTCCGGCAGCTCGCAGAGCAACGCCACATCAACGCCGCTGTCGCGCACCGCCGCGATCGCCGCGAGGGGGTCCGGGTGATCGCGCCAGGTGTTCCACGAGAGCAGCGTGAATGTGGCGTCGGGGCGGGCGCCGCTGTGGGGCGTCAGCCACGGCCAGATCACCCACAGGTTAACAGCAACGGCCGCCAACGCGACGAATCGGGTCGGCCAGCCGCTACGCAACCACCACGCCGCGGCGGCCAGCCCCAGGCCGAGCAGCATCAGCTGCGGGCGGAACGGCGTCACCATGCGTGCCGACCAGTGGTGCTGGTCGCAGAACGCAAACACCGACGCCGCCACCGTTGCACAGGACAGCAGCAACACCAGCCACTTGGCGAGCCACGGGAGCAGTCGGAAGGGGGGGCGGTCTGGTTCGGGCAGCGGGGGGAGGTCGTCCGGCATACCGCGGCTCGGCTAACCCAGCAGCCGCTTGACGCTCTCGATCAGCCGGTCCATCGGGAACGGCTTGCGGAGGTAGTCGTCGACGCCAAGCATCTCGGCGTAGGCCTTGTGGCGGCTCCCCTCATTGGCCGTGATCATGATCACCCGCGGCGGGTCTTCGCGTGTGCGGCGGAGCTTCTCCA
It includes:
- a CDS encoding zinc ribbon domain-containing protein, translating into MSTTTVPAETLQELHRLLEQLADLSGRLERGPKQIQAHKASVAKLEAAAAAAHELVKQTRMAADAKQLDLRSCEDRIGNWKVKLNECSSNKEYHALTEQIAAAEMANSVMEDEILEALGRVDTLVEAAGQADANLEQGKQELARVTKHVEDSADSIRAEITRIEGERVAAEKKLPGDFRAEYSRVIKSKGASGMSAVENKTCTGCGNQVTLNMQNTLAMSRPAFCQSCGAVLYLAD
- the greA gene encoding transcription elongation factor GreA, with product MSDAVPMTRAGYEKIRAELEQMEDVQMPEITKRIAEARAEGDLKENAEYHGARESQGMLQAKINSLKTKLAKASIVDMSRLPKDEVVFGCTVKVKDLDFGDTEEFTMVGAGEEDIDEGRINVTSPLAQGLIGKKVGEVAEIEVPAGVNKFEVLEIRFDD
- a CDS encoding endonuclease/exonuclease/phosphatase family protein is translated as MPDDLPPLPEPDRPPFRLLPWLAKWLVLLLSCATVAASVFAFCDQHHWSARMVTPFRPQLMLLGLGLAAAAWWLRSGWPTRFVALAAVAVNLWVIWPWLTPHSGARPDATFTLLSWNTWRDHPDPLAAIAAVRDSGVDVALLCELPDELREQQRLDIPGYQTRVHDEYAVAVRNGGPVELLTSGLPRPPNCLAAVVRFQQQEIRLLCSHDTRPTSSFGCHCQDYRTQVVKQWLEASPLPAVLVGDCNQTPWCPRLSEFVAQTGLRDTSLQRGLTYTYPGDVPIVGRLIGIPIDQCLLTTDLACESTWVGDAAGSNHRPLRATIGFAPP